The Medicago truncatula cultivar Jemalong A17 chromosome 4, MtrunA17r5.0-ANR, whole genome shotgun sequence genome includes a region encoding these proteins:
- the LOC11441775 gene encoding uncharacterized protein, protein MKSPKPNRKRFMLLCFLSIFFLCILASINEVRFENLLRFGRCTLSNNTTNTSTSVSINEQQQQQEIRILIGVLTLPDQYLRRHFLRLVYGTQNPEGAKIDVKFVFCNITKEDQKTIIALEIMRYNDIIILNCTENMNKGKTSTFFTSLPEIFNETVNGPDYPPYHYVMKADDDTYVRLNSLVKSLKPLPKEDLYYGFVIPCGSMDPFKHYMSGMGFLVSWDIVEWIHGSDIPKKHVEGPEDKVFGDWMRWGRRGLNRFNAKWSMYNYPDPVSVCSHELVNDTIAVHLLKNQEKWIKTLNFFNHTGPLKESKMYHIA, encoded by the coding sequence ATGAAATCCCCAAAACCAAACAGAAAACGTTTCATGCTCTTATGTTTCTtatccatcttcttcctctgcATATTAGCTTCCATAAACGAAGTTCGATTCGAGAATCTTCTAAGATTTGGTCGATGCACACTttcaaacaacacaacaaacacttCCACCTCAGTTTCAATAAacgaacaacaacaacaacaagagaTTCGAATCCTCATCGGAGTTCTCACACTTCCCGACCAATACCTACGACGACACTTCCTCCGTCTAGTATACGGTACACAAAACCCTGAAGGTGCAAAAATCGACGTGAAGTTCGTGTTCTGTAATATTACAAAAGAAGATCAAAAAACCATAATCGCTTTAGAAATCATGCGTTACAACGACATCATAATTCTCAACTGCACAGAAAACAtgaacaaaggaaaaacatcAACGTTCTTCACAAGTTTACCAGAGATTTTCAATGAAACAGTGAATGGACCAGATTACCCTCCATACCACTACGTTATGAAAGCAGATGATGATACCTACGTGAGGTTAAACAGTTTGGTAAAATCGTTAAAACCGTTACCGAAGGAGGATTTATACTATGGTTTTGTGATACCGTGTGGAAGCATGGACCCTTTTAAACATTACATGTCAGGGATGGGGTTTTTGGTAAGTTGGGATATTGTTGAGTGGATTCATGGTTCTGATATACCAAAGAAACACGTGGAGGGTCCAGAAGATAAGGTGTTTGGTGATTGGATGAGATGGGGTCGTAGAGGATTAAACAGGTTTAATGCAAAATGGTCTATGTATAATTATCCTGATCCAGTTTCTGTTTGTAGTCATGAGCTTGTGAATGATACTATTGCAGTTCATTTGTTGAAGAATCAAGAGAAGTGGATTAagacacttaatttttttaaccataCTGGTCCATTGAAGGAATCCAAGATGTATCATATAGCTTAG
- the LOC11424728 gene encoding mitochondrial outer membrane protein porin 6 translates to MANGPAPFSEIGKRARDLLYKDYNFDHKFSLSIPSSTGLGLTATGLKRDKFFVGDLNTLYKSGNVTVDVKVNTDSNVSTKVTLNDVSLSHSKKVALSFNIPDHKSGKLDVQYLHPHAAIDSSIGLNPAPKLELSAAIGSKDISMGAEVGFDTTSASFSTYNAGIAFNKPDFSATLMLADKGQSLKASYIHYVDRPDGLTVAAELAHKLSSSENRFTFGTSQSIDPKTVLKTRFSDDGKAAFQCQRAWRPNSLITLSAEYDSKKIIGSPAKFGLALSLKP, encoded by the exons ATGGCTAACGGTCCAGCACCGTTTTCTGAGATTGGCAAAAGAGCAAGAG ACCTCTTGTACAAGGATTATAATTTCGACCACAAGTTTAGCCTGTCGATTCCAAGTTCCACTGGATTG GGCCTTACAGCTACAGGGTTGAAGAgggataaattttttgttggtgACTTAAACACGCTTTACAAGAGTGGAAATGTTACAGTGGATGTGAAAGTCAATACAGACTCTAAT GTATCTACAAAAGTGACTTTGAATGATGTTTCCCTTTCCCATAGTAAAAAAGTAGCGTTGAGCTTCAATATACCTGATCACAAGTCAGGAAAG TTGGATGTGCAGTATCTTCATCCTCATGCAGCTATTGATTCCAGTATTGGCTTGAACCCAGCCCCTAAATTGGAGCTTTCCGCTGcaattggaagcaaagatataTCTATGGGTGCTGAAGTTGGATTCGATACAACCTCTGCTTCATTCTCAACATATAATGCCGGGATTGCCTTCAATAAACCAGATTTCTCTGCAACACTTATGCT GGCTGATAAAGGACAGTCTCTGAAGGCATCTTACATTCATTATGTGGACCGCCCAGATGGATTAACAGTTGCTGCTGAACTCGCTCACAAGTTGTCCTCTTCTGAGAACAGATTTACCTTTGGGACCTCACAGTCAATAGATCCAAAAACAGTTTTGAAGACTCGATTCAGTGATGATGGCAAAGCTGCCTTCCAATGCCAACGAGCGTGGAGGCCAAATTCACTCATAACCCTATCTGCCGAGTATGACTCCAAAAAAATCATTGGTTCACCTGCCAAATTCGGTCTCGCTCTTTCTCTCAAGCCTTAA
- the LOC11419607 gene encoding protein YIP4b, whose protein sequence is MSHSDTIPLHASSQSDIDEIENLIYASPATVLPARPPSPPRASIPVTSSTSSPFINSNLPNPAPPKSSSLPSLPKPPSSSLPPLPPPPSSTRPDISTSGFGPAPNTLTEPVWDTVKRDLSRIVSNLKLVVFPNPNREDPGKALRDWDLWGPFFFIVFLGLTLSWSASVKKSEVFAVAFALLAAGAVILTLNVLLLGGHIIFFQSLSLLGYCLFPLDVGALICMLKNNVIVKVVVVCVTLAWSSWAAYPFMSSAVNPRRKALALYPVFLMYVSVGFLIIAID, encoded by the exons ATGTCCCACAGCGACACCATACCCCTTCACGCATCATCCCAATCTGACATCGACGAGATCGAAAATCTCATCTACGCTTCTCCGGCCACCGTTCTTCCTGCTCGTCCACCATCTCCTCCACGCGCTTCAATCCCCGTCACTTCTTCCACTTCTTCTCCTTTCATCAATTCCAATCTTCCTAATCCTGCACCCCCCAAATCCTCTTCTCTCCCCTCTCTCCCAAAAcccccttcttcttctctccctcctcttcctcctcctccttcttctacCCGACCCGATATCTCCACCTCCGGATTCGGACCTGCTCCCAATACCTTGACTGAACCTGTTTGGGATACTGTCAAAAGAGATCTCTCCAGGATTGTTAGTAATTTGAAACTTGTTGTTTTTCCTAACCCTAATCGTGAAGATCCTGGTAAGGCTTTGCGTGATTGGGATCTTTGGGGACCTTTCTTCTTCATTGTTTTCTTAGGTCTCACTCTTTCTTGGTCCGCTTCTGTCAAAAAG TCTGAGGTTTTTGCGGTTGCATTTGCCTTACTTGCTGCTGGTGCTGTAATTTTGACATTGAATGTCCTGCTTCTG GGTGGACACATTATTTTCTTCCAGAGTCTGAGTCTGCTGGGTTATTGCTTATTCCCTCTTGATGTTGGTGCATTAATTTGTATGTTGAAGAACAATGTTATAGTGAAAGTGGTAGTGGTATGTGTGACATTGGCGTGGAGCTCTTGGGCTGCATATCCTTTCATGAGTTCTGCAGTCAACCCCAGAAGAAAAGCTCTTGCTCTCTACCCTGTTTTTCTCATGTATGTATCTGTTGGTTTTCTCATCATTGCCATTGACTAA
- the LOC11428367 gene encoding uncharacterized protein, whose protein sequence is MASNGENMDGGMTFKWTENDHEKIFSELCIKFIRKNGRVSFRWKEINQEFESIIKRKCVDKTLKNKYDYMKKDWRLWKFLKFGETGLGWDPLTGKLSCSDEWWDRKIKEKPEAKKFRNKSIDPSLEELWNQLFEDSYADGTENVAPSMDPNSVRPVKHLIVNVEDEDDESCGEDMNHYESGEDVYAEYNCYDPRIKDLLNNDSAFWPDFMEGSSGSQVPTQGVRATQVSSQGDEATKYLPDVLKLTKYLAKEMVQKKLHLL, encoded by the exons ATGGCATCAAATGGTGAAAATATGGACGGAGGAATGACTTTTAAATGGACCGAAAATGACCATGAAAAGATTTTTTCTGAGCTTTGTATCAAGTTCATTAGGAAGAACGGCCGTGTATCATTTAGATGGAAGGAGATTAACCAAGAGTTTGAATCTATCATTAAGCGGAAATGTGTGGACAAAACTTTGAAGAATAAGTATGATTATATGAAGAAGGATTGGCGATTGTGGAAatttttgaagtttggagaAACTGGCTTAGGATGGGATCCTCTTACAGGAAAGCTTAGTTGTTCAGATGAGTGGTGGGATAGAAAGATTAAG GAGAAACCCGAGGCTAAAAAGTTTCGTAATAAGTCAATAGATCCTTCACTTGAGGAATTATGGAATCAACTATTTGAAGACAGTTATGCAGATGGGACAGAGAATGTGGCACCCTCTATGGATCCTAATTCTGTTCGACCTGTGAAACATTTGATTGTGAATGTtgaggatgaagatgatgaaagttGTGGAGAAGATATGAATCATTATGAGAGTGGAGAGGATGTTTATGCTGAATATAATTGTTATGATCCTCGTATCAAGGACTTATTAAATAATGATAGTGCATTTTGGCCTGATTTTATGGAAGGGAGTAGCGGCAGCCAAGTGCCTACCCAAGGTGTTAGAGCTACCCAAGTATCTAGTCAAGGTGATGAAGCTACCAAGTACCTGCCAGACGTGTTGAAGTTAACCAAGTACCTAGCCAAGGAAATGGTACAAAAAAAACTGCATTTACTCTAA